Proteins from a single region of Ensifer adhaerens:
- a CDS encoding LysE family translocator, giving the protein MPDISTIAVFAAASLVLTATPGPDMLLIASRSVSQGRAAGFLTYAGIAAGTYCHALAAALGLSQLFVAVPVAYEIVRWAGCAYLLYLAYKTVRSNASSTSPVSTPKRLSNRRIFGEGLMTNLLNPKMALFVLALFPQFVRPDSGSMVAQMLLLATVLNGVGFLVNGSVILAGSHLRARLAGIRRFPKLPQYLLASVFTGLACRLALSARS; this is encoded by the coding sequence ATGCCGGATATCTCCACTATCGCAGTTTTCGCCGCCGCAAGCCTCGTGCTCACCGCCACGCCTGGCCCTGACATGCTGCTCATCGCTTCTCGCAGCGTAAGCCAGGGGCGCGCAGCCGGGTTCCTCACCTATGCCGGCATAGCAGCCGGCACCTATTGCCACGCGCTTGCCGCAGCACTCGGTCTTTCCCAGCTTTTCGTCGCCGTGCCTGTGGCCTATGAGATCGTGCGGTGGGCGGGCTGCGCCTATCTGCTCTACCTTGCCTACAAGACGGTCCGCTCGAACGCATCGAGCACGTCGCCGGTGTCGACGCCCAAGCGACTTTCGAACAGACGGATCTTCGGGGAGGGGCTGATGACGAACCTGCTCAATCCGAAGATGGCTCTCTTCGTATTGGCACTGTTCCCGCAGTTCGTGCGGCCTGACAGCGGGTCGATGGTCGCGCAGATGCTTCTGCTCGCGACCGTGTTGAACGGGGTTGGCTTCCTTGTGAACGGTTCGGTCATCCTGGCTGGCAGCCATCTGCGCGCGCGGCTCGCCGGCATCAGACGTTTCCCGAAACTGCCGCAATACCTTCTCGCCAGCGTGTTCACGGGGCTGGCGTGCCGCCTAGCGCTCAGCGCCAGAAGCTAG